In the Silene latifolia isolate original U9 population chromosome 1, ASM4854445v1, whole genome shotgun sequence genome, GTTGCTGTGATAGTTATGAACTTGAAATGGGGAATCTGAAGGTCTCATATGCAGGAATTTGGTGCTTGGAGGAGTGTCGTACTTTTTATTCAGACACTTGGGGTTGTCTTCGGTGATGTTGGAACAAGTCAATTATACACCTTCAGCATATTGTTTGACAAGGCCCCAATCAAGGGAAAGGATGATGTGCTTGGAGCATTGTCTCTTGTTCTGTATACTTTATTCCTGATTCCGCTAGTCAAGTATGTACTGATTGTTTTGTGGGCAAATGATGATGGTGAAGGTATAATGTCTTTAACAAGCCTTCTCTATATTGCATTTACCTTTTACTGGGGATTTTATTGAATTATGATTTCCTGGTCTCCATCATTGGAATACTACAGGTGGCACATTTGCTTTATATTCACTGATTTGTAGACATGCTAAGGTTAGTCTCATCCCTAATCAACTTCCATCGGATGCTCGTATGTCAAGCTTTAGGCTAAAGGTACCATCTCCAGAGCTTGAGAGGTCACTCAAGATCAAGGAATTGCTAGAGACTTCCTTAGGACTGAGAAAGCTTCTCCTAGTGCCTGTTCTGGCTGGTACAGCTATGGTCATAGCAGGCGGGGTTGTTACTCCAGCAATTTCAGGTATACTTTCCTTCTGTGGTTATTCCTTTGTTCTTTATCATGTGTGGAATCACACTCCTAATGGAAAGGCCATTCCTCAACACCCAGAGTGTTCAATGTTCAATGTTTTTTCGTTTTCTTATGTTTTACTGCCTCATGCAGTGACATCAGCAGTTGAAGGTCTGAAGGTAGGCATATCTGGGATAAATGAAGGTAAACTTTCCACCAAAAACTATTTTTTTATAGCTCTTCTCTTGTAGTTATATATACTGCCTACAATCCTACATGCCATATGGTCTCCGCTGCATGGTTTATTTCTATCAGTTGGCTGAAATTGGTGATGTAGTCTAGCTAGAACATTGCTGATCATTTCATCATGTAAATGTCATCCTTTTGCTCTTTTGCAGGGGAAGTTGTGATGGTTGCTGTGGCCCTTCTTGTGATATTATTCAGTTTACAAAGATACGGGACAAGTAAAATGGGATTCATTGTTGGCCCTGCTTTATCCATATGGTTTTGCTGTTTGGCTTTGATTGGAATATACAACTTGGTGAAATACGACCGAGATGTCTGGAAAGCTTTTAACCCCATTCACATCTATTATTATTTTGAAAGGAAAGGAATCCAAGCTTGGTATGCTCTCGGAGGTTGTCTCCTGTGTGCAACAGGTACACTATTCAGTATTCACATCTACATAGACAATTAAGTAACCACCGAAAATTGCAGTAGTATCTTACCTTGTTCActtatctaatcacacaaagATCATTCTGGAATTTGCAGGGGTTTGGGAACCTTTTATCTTATGGAAAATGAGTGGTTGCTTGCATGTAAATCTTCTCAGATCCACTCATTGAATTTATTAATGATCAGCTGTTCATCAATGACACAACCATGAAATAGATGAAACCACTAGTCATACTATGATTGCGAATAGGGTGATATTTAGAGGGGGAGGGTGGGGGAGGGAGAGTAGGTAAGGTTAGGTAAACAATCAACAATGGTTGTGGAGTCAAGTTCCTCCTACCCACCCTCTGCTAGCAAATTAGTTTTAAAATGAATATAACCCTTCTATGTTGTGGAATCATTTATTGGTTGAAAATAGATGACATTTAAAGTTTATAACGGGATCTTGATGCACATGAGATGCACAAAAGCCACTGGTTCGAGTTACTTGCAACCGTTATTGCTGACATAAGGTTgtaattttatcattttatgtgAGGCAAAAATCAATGCTCAATCGGTTGTTTCACTTGTATGTGTAGTATTAAGTCTATTAACTATTACCAATCCTCAGAATTGTACTCATTGTCTTAAATCTATGCTTCTGGAGTGTAGAACTTTGCTAGCTCATGTTcacctatgttactccgactcttcATATTACTTGGCTTACCAGTGTTCAACACTGACACGAGTTTGACGCTTGTACACTTAATTATGCCAAAATCATGAGAAATTTTCTCAAAAAGTGAAGTTCAATACTTAGATTGGTACCCCATGTTAGATACTACTAAGCATGTTTAAGTAACATATACGGAGTAATAGTGTTTGAGATGTCATATATTTGAGACTGGTTGTCGAAATAGTACTCCCTCTTTTTCACTGGAATTGCAACATTGGTTGAATATATGCGAGTGGTATTTTAATGAAATGTTGCAATTCCAGGGAATTGAAGGGAATACTTTTTAAGGACTTTTTCTGAACTTGACTAATATTTTTCTAGGTAAAAGGCAAAATAAGCTGAAAAGAAAAGGCCTAATTCCAAGCAGACACCTCAATTTCTAATTTATAATTTTGAAGTAGCTCGTAAGTGCTTTTGTTAGCAATGAGCTTGTAGTGACAGCCTCTATAGTCCTTGTGAAACAGTGTGTTATATAATATGAATGGAGCAAATGTAAGTGGTTTAAAATGTTTACCTTGTTGAATACAGCTCAAATTAACTGAAAACGTTCTTTGGAACTTTTCATACGGCTAGTGTTGATTTTGTTTTCCAGTTATTCTTCCTTTTCGCtaatttgtgatttttatttaGGTTCTGAGGCTATGTTTGCAAATCTTTGCCACTTTTCTGTGAGATCGATTCAGGTACAGAATTACGGTGGTTTTGTGTTGAGCTTTTCTAGTTAAGGGGATATAATATAATTAAGTTAACTTGAATAACTGAATAAGGCTTCACGTGCAGAATCCTAATACTCTGTTGTTTGTTGCAGTTGACCTTTGCATTTTTTGTATTCCCGTGCCTCCTTTTGGGTTACCTTGGTCAGGCAGCATACATTATGCAGAATCAAGGCGATTCTGCTCAAACATTTTACTCCTCTGTCCCTAGTAAGTTCCATTAATTGGTGTCACTCATGAGTTTTAAGTTTGGTAACATTGCATCTATACGATATTTTGCTTCACGAAAGTCCTTAAAAACGGCGTCTTTTAATGTTTTGATTGCATTCGCTATAGCAACTGCTGGGAAGTGGAAGGGATAATGGGGTGTATGTGCCACATATTTAACTTGCCAGTTGCCATACCTAAGGACCCAAACACTTCTTTTGAATCTTCAGAAGTCTCTCTAATTACCATCCAGTATCAGTCGCAAACTAGTAAAACCATTCATTTCATCTTTCCTTTTTTCCAGGTGGTGCTTTTTGGCCAGTTTTTGTCATTGCTAACGTTGCTGCGCTGATAGCCAGTCGAACGATGATAACAGCTACATTTTCTTGTATTAAGCAATCAACTTCACTTGGTTGTTTTCCTCGACTCAAAATTGTGCATACATCTCGAAAGTTCATGGGCCAGATCTACATCCCAGTCCTCAATTGGTTTCTGCTTGCAGCTTGTTTGGTGCTGGTTTGCTCTGTCCCTAGCATTACGGAGGTTGGGAATGCTTATGGTAATTTCTGATTGTCATTGCAATTTCATAGCTTTTTTATTCTTGCATATTTACTTTCCTAATTTTTTTACTCTAATTTTTTTCCTTCCTACTTTACTGTGCACACTTTTTTAACAAAGTGCAAATTGGTTAGAGAGTTCAACATTAGCTATATAAAATTGGATTTTCTAACATATGCCCTAAGGGCATTGAAAGGATAGATATTTCACTAGAAAAGAAAAGTGTTATCTATTACACCTATCAAACATTTAAGTCTCTTTATACATGTTATAGAAACTATTATTTGGTTCTACTTTAAAAAAACAAGAATAAAAATATCTTTCAAAAAGTGTGATAAAAAGAGTCGAAGAGGGAGGTTGGTTAATGGTGTGTCCAGGAGGGAGTTCTAGGAATGTGGGTTGAGGAGTGTTTGTCGAGCAGGCTCGGTCGAGGAATGTTTGTCGAATAGGGTGGTCGAACAAGTGAAGTCGAAGAGGGAGATTGTGAGGTGTCTTTCCGGTAGAGAGGCCGGCTGCCGGCAATCTTGAGGGTTGGTCCGATGATTGATGGTTGATGGAGGATTTGGTTGTTGGGTGGCGGTCAAATGGGTTAAGGAGAGAAGGGAGAGATGAAGGTTGGTGGAGGGGGTTGCGGTCTATAAATAGTAAGTTGGGTAAATTGAAGACTATGTCTGTTAAGTACTTGCATATCTTGTAAGGTTCTCATTAGCTCTTATAAGGGCAATTTGGTTTATAATAAGATAAAAAAAACTTGCCAAATGTAGAAAGAATGAGAAGTAGGAAAATAAAAAACTTCCCAGAAATGAATGCAGGAAGACGATAGGTTAATTGAGGGAGCGATTGTTTCTGAATTTGATTTGGCAGTGTATACTGAATTTCTAATAAACAATTTGATTTGCTTAGTGATCTGGTCATAGGTTCTTCTCACTTGGTAATTTTTGGGTTCTTTTTAATTTCTTGTATTTGATATAATTTTCTTTTTCAGGCATTGCTGAAATGGGAGTAATGACAATGACGACAATCTTAGTAACCCTTGTTATGGTCCTTATCTGGCAAATCAATATTGTTGCTGTCGTTGCCTTTGTGGTTGTCTTCATTGGAATAGAGTTAACTTTCTTATCGTCAGTTTTATGGTTCGTGGGTGATGGAAGTTGGATCATACTACTCTTTTTTGCAgttatgtttttgataatggctGTATGGAATTATGGAAATCGACTTAAATATGAGACTGAAGTTAGACAAAAGATGTCGATGGATATTCTGAGACAGCTCGGTCCAAGTCTTGGGACAATCAGAGCTCCTGGAATTGGTTTGGTGTACAATGAGCTGGTGAGGGGGGTTCCTGCCATATTTGGTCATTTCCTAACCACCCTTCCTGCTATTCACTCTATGATTATTTTTGTCTGCGTCAAGTATGTCCCAGTTCCATCAGTGCCCCAGAACGAAAGATTTCTCTTTCGACGCGTATGCTCAAAGAGCTATCACATGTTTCATTGCATTTCTAGGTAAGTCAACTCAAATTTGAAAATCTTGTCACTTATTACTATTTTTATTTGAATTAGGAGAGAATGCTAAATTGTTTCATTTCCAATGAAGTCAAAATCTAACTAATCTTTGGGTCTGGATTATGACGAAATAATGAAAAATGATTCAAAAAACTATTTTTGCTTACTTCAACTGTGAAATGGCAGTCATTTCGGTGCAACTCCGATGCAATTGCCACATTCGGAAATGTCCTTTATGTAGAGTTAAAGGTTAcactgcgtacatccgacccctcaTTACACTACTGCTCATTAATCTACCCTTGGCAGGAGCCTTTGAGGCACTGGGAATATGTTGTAATGAGATGGAGTTGGATCTGGTCAGGTTTAGTAATATTATATAATCAATATCCATCTGTGATGGACAGGTATGGGTATAAAGATGTTCGCAAAGAGACCCATCAAATATTTGAACAACTGCTTATTGAAAGTCTTGAGAAATTTATTCGCCGGGAAGCCCAAGAACGGTCACTTGAAAGTGATGGTGACGAAGCTGGGGATACCGATACGGAGGACGAGTCCGTCTCGAGATACCTAGTTGCCCCAAATGGAAGTATTTATTCCCTCAACGTTCCACTTTTAGCTGATTTCAATGACACAAAGAAGCACATTTCAGATCCGAGCAGCTCAAGCAGCTCGCAAGAGTTGAAGTCGGGAACACCATCTGACACATTGGATTCAGAACAAAGTCTTGAGAGAGAGCTGTCTTTCATTCGGCAGGCTAAGGACTCGGGAGTGGTTTATCTTCTTGGTCATGGAGATATAAGGGCCAGAAAAGATTCCTGGTTTGTCCGGAAGCTTGTCGTAAACTATTTCTATTCTTTCTTACGGAAGAATTCTCGGAGAGGTATTTCGAACTTGAGTGTGCCAAACTCACATTTGATTCAGGTACGGATGACGTATATGGTTTGAAGGCAAGGTGAGAATCTATTTGCCATTTTAGATTCTTGACTGTGAAGGCTTTCATAATTTGGTCTTTCCATTTGGTACAAACTCCGGCAAAACTGCAAAATTTTGCTCTGTTCTCCCTGTGAGTTGTGATTTCTTACTCTTCCAATTTTGAACTCAATTTTATGTGGTTCAGTTGGCACACAATCCAAGACTTAACTTACATACATGACTC is a window encoding:
- the LOC141615349 gene encoding potassium transporter 7-like, whose translation is MGSDDGVGESSSRPLRTDSSRWIYQINYDFDGGDDEDLLPKIASDSDDDDEDEDEDEEDDEGVEQRLIRTAPRVDSFDAEALDVPGGHTHDFQEFGAWRSVVLFIQTLGVVFGDVGTSQLYTFSILFDKAPIKGKDDVLGALSLVLYTLFLIPLVKYVLIVLWANDDGEGGTFALYSLICRHAKVSLIPNQLPSDARMSSFRLKVPSPELERSLKIKELLETSLGLRKLLLVPVLAGTAMVIAGGVVTPAISVTSAVEGLKVGISGINEGEVVMVAVALLVILFSLQRYGTSKMGFIVGPALSIWFCCLALIGIYNLVKYDRDVWKAFNPIHIYYYFERKGIQAWYALGGCLLCATGSEAMFANLCHFSVRSIQLTFAFFVFPCLLLGYLGQAAYIMQNQGDSAQTFYSSVPSGAFWPVFVIANVAALIASRTMITATFSCIKQSTSLGCFPRLKIVHTSRKFMGQIYIPVLNWFLLAACLVLVCSVPSITEVGNAYGIAEMGVMTMTTILVTLVMVLIWQINIVAVVAFVVVFIGIELTFLSSVLWFVGDGSWIILLFFAVMFLIMAVWNYGNRLKYETEVRQKMSMDILRQLGPSLGTIRAPGIGLVYNELVRGVPAIFGHFLTTLPAIHSMIIFVCVKYVPVPSVPQNERFLFRRVCSKSYHMFHCISRYGYKDVRKETHQIFEQLLIESLEKFIRREAQERSLESDGDEAGDTDTEDESVSRYLVAPNGSIYSLNVPLLADFNDTKKHISDPSSSSSSQELKSGTPSDTLDSEQSLERELSFIRQAKDSGVVYLLGHGDIRARKDSWFVRKLVVNYFYSFLRKNSRRGISNLSVPNSHLIQVRMTYMV